One Pullulanibacillus sp. KACC 23026 DNA segment encodes these proteins:
- a CDS encoding PspA/IM30 family protein → MGFFKRTKTIVESKLNQLLDSLEDPNALLDLSYEKMLTALQDIKKNLADVVTEQKQLEHQVAELQDQAERARTDAKIALQSGREDLAKRALQQEQDYLTQIGPLQEASQRITSQADRLKEAERKFKERINHFKTQKEISKATYNAAKAEVKVSESMGGIGKEFGGIGDTMKRANDKTEKMAARAEALESLAEEGILEDPLDTRSQLDKDMDNLRKQNAIDDELEKLKKELGES, encoded by the coding sequence ATGGGATTTTTTAAACGGACAAAAACGATCGTTGAATCCAAATTAAATCAATTGTTGGATTCACTAGAGGATCCTAATGCATTGCTTGATCTAAGCTATGAAAAAATGCTAACGGCCCTTCAAGACATTAAGAAGAATTTGGCAGATGTTGTCACTGAACAAAAACAGTTGGAGCATCAAGTGGCTGAGTTGCAAGATCAAGCGGAACGAGCAAGGACGGATGCCAAAATCGCACTACAATCAGGGCGTGAAGATTTGGCCAAAAGAGCCCTTCAGCAAGAACAGGATTATTTAACCCAAATTGGACCCTTACAAGAAGCCAGCCAAAGGATCACGAGTCAGGCAGATCGGTTGAAAGAAGCCGAACGAAAATTCAAGGAACGCATTAACCACTTTAAAACTCAAAAAGAGATTTCAAAAGCGACTTACAATGCGGCAAAAGCAGAAGTGAAAGTGAGCGAATCCATGGGTGGAATTGGCAAAGAATTTGGCGGAATCGGCGATACAATGAAGCGCGCTAACGACAAAACTGAAAAAATGGCAGCGCGTGCCGAAGCCCTCGAATCCCTTGCTGAAGAAGGCATTTTAGAGGATCCCCTCGACACGCGTAGCCAATTGGATAAAGATATGGATAATCTGAGGAAACAGAACGCGATCGATGATGAATTGGAAAAACTAAAAAAGGAACTAGGTGAGTCATAG
- a CDS encoding heavy metal-binding domain-containing protein, translated as MSEKYEDLPEHALERLHALRSKGNPEGVFTSDLSVNEFLLIREAGFEPIGLVVGSSIYHIGYQQSSWKKNEEMNVLTQAMYHARELAMTRMEEEAEELGADGVVGVRLIVNRYEWGENMAEFMAIGTAVSSRDPNQNFKTFKGMPFTSDLSGQDFWTLLKSGYRPLSMVMGNCVYHVAHQSLRQAFSQFGRNQEQLNFTQALYDARELAMERMQQEAHAEQAEGIVGVQLDERSHGWGSHVIEFFAIGTSIAPIDGEHIMPTPNLFLSLND; from the coding sequence ATGTCTGAAAAATACGAAGATCTGCCGGAGCATGCTTTAGAACGTCTGCATGCCTTACGCTCTAAAGGAAATCCAGAAGGGGTTTTTACCTCCGACTTATCCGTGAATGAATTTTTGCTCATTCGTGAAGCTGGATTTGAGCCGATTGGGTTAGTGGTGGGGTCGTCGATCTATCATATCGGTTATCAACAATCGAGCTGGAAGAAAAATGAAGAAATGAATGTGTTAACCCAAGCCATGTATCATGCGAGAGAACTGGCGATGACAAGAATGGAAGAAGAAGCAGAAGAACTGGGTGCGGATGGAGTGGTGGGTGTTCGGCTGATCGTCAATCGTTATGAATGGGGAGAAAACATGGCTGAATTTATGGCGATTGGGACGGCTGTTTCCTCAAGGGATCCGAATCAAAATTTTAAAACCTTTAAAGGGATGCCATTTACCTCTGATTTATCGGGTCAGGACTTTTGGACGTTGCTGAAATCAGGATATCGCCCTCTTTCCATGGTGATGGGAAATTGTGTGTATCATGTTGCCCATCAATCGTTACGGCAAGCTTTCTCTCAATTTGGGCGCAACCAAGAACAGTTAAATTTTACTCAGGCCTTGTATGACGCAAGGGAGCTTGCTATGGAACGCATGCAACAAGAGGCACACGCTGAACAAGCAGAAGGCATTGTCGGTGTCCAGCTCGATGAAAGGTCACACGGCTGGGGGTCGCACGTTATTGAGTTTTTTGCAATCGGAACATCAATCGCGCCAATCGACGGTGAGCATATAATGCCAACACCAAACTTATTTTTATCCTTAAATGATTAA
- a CDS encoding heavy metal-binding domain-containing protein: MWFRKKKDEGKEQREQNERRSIETQEALEKGHLPRYVLNRLHEQKEGSLPWTSNLSVNDWLLLKQYGIQPVGQVMGSSYYHMAYSMSNYSGQWGSGHLQDMEYALRENRELALQRLVMEAQALGAQAVVDVRLYQNKQDYYSHAIEFVAIGTAVRIDSTVPVKEPVLCSVSAMELAKLMSSGMFPVGYVLGVSVYYQYTSVRDRNITRSWFVGNTEMTTYTEAVYRVRHQAVRDMKDQAKKVSAQGILARETELTVIPIEVERSENDEREDHILEFIASGTAVIEFSTKPLPMIQLGLSLSDHKGGIIDV, encoded by the coding sequence ATGTGGTTCCGGAAAAAGAAGGATGAAGGGAAAGAGCAGCGCGAACAAAATGAAAGACGTTCCATTGAAACCCAAGAAGCGCTAGAAAAAGGTCATTTGCCCCGTTATGTCTTGAATCGGCTCCATGAACAAAAAGAAGGCAGCCTGCCATGGACCAGCAACTTAAGTGTCAATGACTGGCTCCTTTTGAAACAATACGGCATCCAACCTGTTGGGCAAGTGATGGGAAGCAGTTATTATCACATGGCCTATTCCATGTCCAATTATTCAGGTCAGTGGGGTTCCGGACATTTGCAAGATATGGAGTATGCGCTCCGAGAGAACAGGGAATTAGCGCTTCAGCGATTAGTGATGGAAGCACAGGCATTAGGCGCACAAGCCGTCGTCGATGTGAGGCTTTATCAAAATAAACAGGACTATTACTCTCACGCTATTGAGTTTGTTGCGATCGGGACAGCCGTTCGCATCGACAGCACAGTTCCAGTAAAAGAACCCGTCTTATGCAGTGTGAGTGCTATGGAATTAGCCAAACTGATGAGTTCGGGGATGTTTCCGGTTGGTTATGTGTTAGGGGTTTCCGTTTATTATCAATACACAAGTGTACGTGACCGAAACATCACTCGATCTTGGTTCGTTGGCAATACGGAAATGACCACTTATACAGAAGCGGTTTATAGGGTCCGGCATCAGGCGGTTAGAGACATGAAGGATCAAGCCAAGAAAGTATCAGCACAGGGAATTTTAGCCCGTGAGACCGAGTTAACCGTCATCCCCATTGAAGTGGAGCGGTCAGAAAACGATGAGAGGGAGGATCATATTCTCGAATTCATCGCCTCTGGCACCGCCGTCATCGAATTTTCAACGAAGCCACTGCCAATGATTCAGTTAGGCCTTTCGTTAAGTGATCATAAAGGGGGAATTATTGATGTCTGA
- a CDS encoding cyclic-phosphate processing receiver domain-containing protein, with amino-acid sequence MTNETINLYVDDLRDCPDGYIVARNIQEAIHYMEKFKVHILSLDHDLGEDYDGNLLPTGYDLVKIHL; translated from the coding sequence ATGACTAATGAAACTATAAATCTATATGTAGATGATTTAAGGGATTGCCCTGATGGATATATAGTTGCAAGAAACATTCAAGAAGCAATACATTATATGGAAAAATTTAAGGTTCACATACTCTCTTTAGACCACGATTTAGGCGAGGATTATGATGGGAACTTGCTACCAACTGGATATGATTTAGTAAAAATACATCTGTGA
- a CDS encoding DUF2268 domain-containing putative Zn-dependent protease (predicted Zn-dependent protease with a strongly conserved HExxH motif) — MWEEAFKQQIKFKGEQTDLYMFGDEEQEIPLWAGYSLGHYLVKWYLDNNDNSIKQLLLLSSEAFLD, encoded by the coding sequence TTGTGGGAAGAAGCCTTCAAGCAACAAATCAAGTTTAAAGGGGAACAGACTGATTTATATATGTTTGGAGATGAGGAACAAGAAATCCCTCTTTGGGCTGGTTATTCTTTAGGCCACTATTTGGTAAAGTGGTATCTCGATAACAATGATAATTCAATTAAGCAACTATTATTGTTGTCTAGTGAGGCATTTTTGGACTAA
- a CDS encoding MFS transporter, with the protein MAGNTAYKLDAEINNVIEEKNAKLPLKRVLAYASTDSAGNLLYCTLTSFIMYFYTDVFGISIASAGLILLIARFFDALDAPVWGFVLDHTKTKWGKSRPYWLWLSVPFGLMVFLAFFAPHLSPSAKVVYALMTYILSGVVYTGIGSPITAILPNLTTNSTERVRLNSWRSNGGMIGYLITASFTLPLVSFFGKGNNILGFRVTVGIYAVIAIFLLLFAFSGTRELNTKSIKSIPISQSLKAVKGNWPWITLVLAFIFYWLGNTARTSTVIYYSEYNLHNKGLASVLNGLVVFQMLSITLLPFIVKRFLKTHTQIIGFAIAAIGQMIIAFSGNSASMVIFGWIVASIGTGIAVTLPFAMLSDTVDYGEWKTGIRANGFLTAIGSSFCIKIGSGLGSFIPSIIMERAGYAANHAQSAASLAGIKFCFTWLPAIFFLVGAIIMINYTRYERNEANVRNQLQG; encoded by the coding sequence CTCGCTTATGCGAGTACGGATTCGGCTGGGAATTTACTCTATTGTACACTTACTAGTTTTATTATGTATTTTTATACAGATGTTTTTGGCATATCGATCGCCTCAGCCGGATTAATTTTGTTAATTGCCCGTTTCTTTGACGCTTTGGATGCCCCTGTTTGGGGATTTGTCCTTGACCATACGAAAACAAAATGGGGAAAGAGCCGTCCGTATTGGTTATGGCTATCCGTTCCTTTTGGGCTAATGGTGTTTTTAGCTTTCTTCGCCCCCCATTTATCACCAAGTGCAAAAGTAGTCTATGCCTTAATGACCTACATTCTTTCTGGAGTGGTCTACACAGGTATTGGATCACCCATCACGGCTATTTTGCCGAATTTAACGACGAATTCGACCGAGCGTGTTCGCTTAAATTCCTGGAGAAGTAATGGAGGGATGATTGGATATCTCATTACAGCTTCATTTACATTGCCACTTGTCTCGTTTTTCGGTAAAGGAAACAATATATTAGGGTTTCGAGTGACCGTCGGCATTTATGCGGTGATCGCGATTTTCTTACTTCTCTTTGCTTTCTCGGGGACGAGAGAACTCAATACAAAAAGTATTAAATCGATCCCAATTAGCCAAAGCTTAAAAGCCGTTAAAGGAAATTGGCCTTGGATCACCCTTGTTCTTGCCTTTATCTTCTATTGGTTAGGGAATACGGCTAGAACGTCAACGGTCATTTATTATTCCGAATACAATCTTCATAATAAAGGCTTAGCTTCCGTTTTAAATGGACTTGTCGTTTTTCAAATGCTGTCAATAACACTTCTTCCGTTCATTGTTAAGCGATTTCTGAAAACGCATACCCAGATCATCGGATTTGCCATTGCCGCCATAGGTCAAATGATCATTGCTTTTTCTGGAAACAGTGCTTCAATGGTCATCTTTGGATGGATTGTCGCATCAATCGGTACCGGAATTGCTGTTACACTTCCGTTTGCCATGTTGTCTGATACCGTCGACTATGGAGAATGGAAAACAGGGATTCGCGCGAACGGCTTCTTAACCGCTATCGGCAGCTCGTTCTGTATCAAAATTGGCTCGGGATTAGGCAGTTTTATACCATCGATCATTATGGAAAGAGCAGGTTACGCCGCCAATCATGCACAATCAGCAGCCTCATTAGCCGGGATTAAATTCTGCTTCACCTGGCTTCCGGCCATCTTCTTCCTAGTAGGCGCCATCATCATGATCAACTACACCCGATACGAACGAAACGAAGCAAACGTCCGCAACCAATTGCAAGGATGA